The nucleotide sequence TTGATAGGTGACATTGTTAATTTGCCGATTGATGGTAAAAGGACCTATATACCGGGGAGTTGGAGACGCATGTGATAGACAGGGGTATCGGATCTGCGGGAATCTGCTTGGCGTTGATGTCTCCAAACTGCCTGCTGGAGATGGACATGAGCTGAGTCCCAttccctctcgctctctcggAACCAGTAATCTACCGCTGGGACTTCAGCTTGGTCACCGGTCCAAAACTTTATGAAAGGACTTATCATTAATTCTGCAATAGTTTATGAGAAGTATGTGCAaagcaaaaactaaaagaaacagGTGGTTCTAATACTTCTTAAGAATGCATTGGGGTTTTTCCTGTTTACACTGTCATTGAAAACCAGTTCCGATCTGTGCCGcatatgaccaaaaaaaaatcagaattggGTCACTTTTGACTGACAAACGGAACCAAATGCTGCCTCACAGGCAGCACAATGCACTGGGTGTTTCTCTCTTGTTCCCAATGTTTCAACATGATACACAATCAAAATGAGGTTCATAATGTCTAATCTCACTGTAAAGTTTCTTTAAACAGGTATGTAGTTTCGGGTACCAATAAAATGTTCAAGAAATTagtttaaaagatgttttaaggCAACTCCTGTTAGATTATTTTGCAACACATATGACATATAACAGCAGTAAACTCTGTCCTTTGGTAAGAGCCGATCCAGAATACAGCAACTAATCACCGTTATGCGGCTCCTAAAACATTTAGATAAGATTTTGAGGCAGttatttttcaatgtgtttatattcatatcttGCTTCATGTttgttaataatacatttttgtaaaatggtCTCATGATGGAAACATCACTATAGATttgtattttgacatttttaacagGTTTTGGTAGATACTGGTTTAAAGTAAATACTGATTTGATTCCATTGTTGCAGCAAAGATgggtttaaatttgttttagaCTGCAGAAGCTGTTTTGACAGTGACTTCACAATCTTTTGTGGTTTCCTCTGATGCACTGATTTGAGACTCTACAACTCTCTCTTGAAGTTTCTGAGggacagtaataataataataataataataatagtatttttgacttaaaaatagTGATATTTGTATTAGTCCTATTTCATATGACTAActatatttgaatcatttaaaacttttatgcaCTGAATTCTTAGCCTATGACTTCATAGGTTTTTGCAAAACAAGCCtaacacaaaaatcaaacaagaataatattatgatattatgtatacatatgatTGCTTTTGACgcatcttttttatattttgcatgcagTGCTTCATTTTGCAATAAATGCTTTGTCTTGCTTACAAAGAACGTGCAGATACGATATGTCACGAAATATGTCCCTGAATTGCATTAATAATCAGAAACTATGATAAAAACATGTCATTCCAGTGCAtggtatttatatttcaattgcTTCTAATTAAGACTAACCTACAAACTAATCcaaagaaatgtgcatttttgttcaCAATTGGATTGGAAGTTAAGTATTAACCTTTAGATGTTCACAAGACTAAAtaagtagtatatatatatatatatatatgtgtgtatgtatatgtgtgtgtgtgtgttttcagtatAGATACATGACTATAAtggaatttattatataatttttcagttttcaagtTGTATGTTCAACACGTGTGTGTTTAACACATACATGTGCCAGTGCACCCACATCCTGTTTGCTGTTTCTGTGTTACAGGAAATAGGAATTAAGTGGTTAAATTGTCACGAAGCCCCAGAACCACGACATGTGAACATACGTACACACTGCATTTCAGCAAAAACACTTATACCATTCATAAATGTTAGCAATAAATGTAAACTGGTTAcatctattacatttttttttaaacaattttgttggtaacactttaaaataaaggccCGTTGCTAACAAGTAACTATGCAGGAAATAACAGGTAGTCCAACAGATCAAATACAACCGCAACACTTATGTGACTGGGGAAAAACTATAGATTTACTTAGTAAGAAAGTCATAGGCCTgtacatgaaatatattttacctAAATTAACGACAgattaacaaaaagaaacaatgtgctgagttttagtttattgttacataataaaagaaaaatgagacaACAgaaaattttttctttatttcatgaatgcattgcagttttattatattacagttgtatttattttgcaaaagattgccagtttttattattatacaataaataacattttagcatCCATATACATCGCGAATACATGGAAAGATTTGGTTGCCcgaccccaaaatgaaaattctgtcgtaAATCACTTAACAAACCCCTGAAAACTCAGTTCATCCTCGGAACAAAATTTCAGAATGAAAACTGCCATTTTGTAGATCATTCGGTGGACGCTATCCTACATACGCAGAACTGTGTTAGACACAATAGTAAGATACGCTGTTTGTACAAATTAAAGCGAAAATACACATACAAGATGTATCTTTCCAAAACTGCGTACATAATGTGCGCGCACCGGATGATCTACAAAATGGCGAATCACTCAATAATACAAGAAGTATTCGCGTAACTTTATAATTTTacgattgaaccactgatggaagaTTCAGACGACGTCTTTAATAAGTTCCTGTGACTTTACAGTGGCAATTGGGACAGTCACATGCCTCtcggttttcatcaaaaatatcataaattgtgAACGAACAACAATTATTGACGAGCATTTCATCCTACGTTATTTCTGAACgacataataaaatacaagGTGAACCTATACGGCACTTTTCCCCTCTCAAAAGTCGAAATCACTCTAGCAGTTGATTTGTGTATGTTGTCTACCACTTCTTACGTGTCTGATTGACCTGGAGATAAGTGAACGTTTTGTCTTGCTTGCACTTTTCTACTCCTCCCCCCACCGCAGCAGCCTATTGATATATAAGTTTAGAAGAGACACGTCTCAAACAAGCCTAGCGAGTGAACACATCAGAGTCAATCACAGCACAACTTCTTATAGTTGAGGCAGGTTTATTTATATGCCACATTTAATAAACGGTTGCCACTCAAATAGCGCATCAAGCACTAATCTTGAAATCTTTTTCTTGCAGTGACATAAATTGGTTCACGATGAAGATGGGCATACAGATTTGTAaatttttcctcttcttcttcaactTTCTGTTCCTTGTGAGTATGCCTCAGTTTTTATTCTCTGTTTATTACTTGGTCGAACGCCGCTTGCTTCGATAAAAACGTTTTCTCAGAAAGTTTTGGAAAAGCTGCAATGTCTGGTATTGATGTTGATCAAGACTGCTCTTGATTGAATAACTTCTTAGAATTCAATGTGTTTATGGTTTCTGTAAACTACGGGATCAGAAAGTATTGCAGACGTGGATAAATAATAACAAGCgtgaaaacaaaatggaaaaacaccagtaaaaatgcattgcacaagatttaaaaatgaaagcacaaTCTGTTTTTCAATTCATTCTTGTTTCCGCTTTCTGTGTTTGCTTTTTCAATTGTTGCAATTTAATCACGTAAATCAGGGCTGGTTTAAACATCAACATTGGTCGACTAGTTCTAGATTGACAGCTTCTCCTCAGCCAATCAGTGGAATCAGAAATAAGCTGCAGATCACATAGTTGAAAGTGTGTTAAAAGTTCAGTCTTATAAAAATATCCCATAGATAAATGGTCTCAGAAAGGATCAAACTGAGATATCACTTGGATGGCAGGGTAGCAACACAATCTTCAAACTGGAATTAACGGAAAAGTTACGTCTCtgcattaattgcattataCAGCGGTGAGAgtgatattattaaaatttgttcGCACCAATCACGATAAcgataaaaatacagttcttCAAATCGTTTTCAGTGTTAAAGAATAGCGGTGTCCACACCATGACTATAATGATAAAGGATCAATTTAAAGCGGCAGGCACATTGAGCTTATATCAATAAACAGTATATCAATAAACAAAGGATGGTTTGCTAACATACAGATTTtcatcatgaaataaaaaataattactgattGTTGGTTAACAATGCTGTTATTGCTTGGTGCTTTTGgtcattgattttaaattattagataaaatatactaaaatacttaaatattaaattgccCATCCTGCAGTGTTATACTGTGGATGCACTCATTGCGATATTGATGCTAAAATTGTATGTTTTGCAGTCTTGATTGTGATGATAATGATTGTGATGCACCGATGTGTTTCTTTCAGATCGTGGGTCTTGGGCTAACCTGTCTGGGAACATATGTTCAGGTCATGGCTACATTTTCGGGATTTTACCCAATCGGTCAGAAAACATCACCATTCAGTACTGGTTCGTCTTTCTGTCGTTTCTCATTTTACATCGTTACATGATAATTACACTCACTTTTTCAGTCTGTAAGCTTATCATCGATATTGTGTGTTTCGTCTGTCAGGTCTGACGATGTTGATCATCGCCGGTTTTCTGACAATGCTGCTCGCTGTTGTCAGCAATCACGgtgcatgcatgcacaaaaCATCTGTTCTTAATGTGGTAAGGAAAATACTCATTACAGATGCATCATACTTATTCGTATACCACAATGATCTCTGAAGATTTGCATGTGATGACGTTGAAACAAAGCTGTAAAGTCAGTTCAGACAGCACAGATGCAGACTACATGTATTTATAGAACTGAAGTGTATGCTGGTCCACTCTGAAATATGTAAACAGCGAACTATTGGCCAAACTCTGGGCACTTTTCGTTAGGGAATTATTGCTGAACGGGTCCTGTTTAATAGCTTTAAagagaaatttaaatgtaatagaaaagattaataataatataaaatcatattattatcaccattaatataataataatattacataatatttaataaataaataaaagatttcagtttaattaaatatggatCTATTTCAATGTGTTCGTATGAGAGGCTTTAACATAGTGACATAACGTGATGGAGCAAGCAACCGTGAAGACGGAAGATAgttaaatctgtttattataaaagcCTAAAAATATAACTACCGCAATACTACTTAAAACCTTGAGGACACGTTATAAACCTACAGAGATACCTGACCATCAACCTTCACAACGCAACAGAGCTATTTGGACATTTAAGCAGTAACGGTGCTAAGCCAAAGGTGATAAACACTGTAAACTTAATTTTCCCTTACTTCAAACTGTAATGTAATGCtgtttaaaacacaacaaaagaaaaatacaaatatatatatgtcatgatTGAGGGTCTGAGCCATGCtgatccatttgcaggcttttattggacgaaggcatggtcaaagcaggcagatgtcgaaacacagcaaacaggagtataagaggcaagccaacaacagaatccaaataacaggcagaggtcgggtcaggcagcaaacaatcaaagaatcaaagacagacagggtcaaaacgaAAGAATCTATGACAAGGGAAacacaaggctaggctaactataaacaaacaatgcaacatgcaggtgaggggcctgctttTAGTctcaaaacaggaagtagcagaggaagtgatcacaggtcatccagaggtaagggctccctctgctggcttggtgacaatatAGGcctatgtttaaaataaacaaactttagTGCCATTACCAGTAGCTAATGGCACTAACCGCACTGACCTCTCACTGCTAGATGTTTTACTCTGTGACTGAGGGAACACTCTGCACGGATGTACTGGCTGCGGTGCCTTCACAAGCATGCATTTTGAGCCTTCTAGCACAGATGCTGTGCAAGGTCAGAGAGGACGAGGAGCTGGTCCTCTTAGTGGCACCCTATTGGCCCACCCAGACCTGGTTCCAGAACTTGTTCTCCTTGTGACAGCCCCTCCTTCGCCatttcctctgaggaaggactttctgactcagagatggggcactCTTTGGCACCTGCGTTGACCTACCCAATTGTCCACCAGACATGCCTACGCTTTTAAGTGGAACCTGTTCAAGGTTGAATCTTCCACGGACCCCTACTATACCCTCTTGGGACAACCCAAACTGATAGCTTATATGGTTGACCttgtactgaaaaaaagaaatgtgttacCTGAACTAGACAAACTATATTTATGTACCTGaacaaacatttctatttttttctgatgtttAGGTTTCTGTCCTGCTGTCCATTCTGATCATCGTAAGTTTTTCAGTAGGTGTGACGGCCTACGCGTGGAGTGGACAAGTAAGTAAACAGAGATCTTAAGTGCATCTGTATAATAGTGGAGATTTGAAAGCATTTGAGAGATTGTTGTGTTGTAGATGGCAGACAACATGAAAAATTTCTACATTGAGATCTACACTCAGTATCCAAGCACCATGAGAAAAAATGAAACCACGATTCTTAAAATATTCCACAACTCTGtaagtctctctctcacacacacataaaaataaaaatgtgcagttttgttGATTTTTGCATCATGGGGACGTGCATTATCATGCTGCAACATGAACTGATGGTCACGGATGAATGGCACAACAATGCTTGCATGAGCATGCAGATGAGCTTCACTGAGAAGATTTCTGACAGTTTTACAGGAATTCTTTGGTTATACAAAACAATTGTTGCAGCAGCTGTCCGGGAGGCTGGTCTCAGATGATCTTTGGGTGAAAGATGCTAGATGTGGAGGTCCTGGGCTGGTGTGGTTACATGTGGTCCTTGGTTGTGAGGCTGGTTGGCCATACTGTCAAATTTTCTGAAACGCCTTTGGAAATGGCTTATGTTGAGAAATGAATTGAAAGTTTAAATTACGGCACTAGTGGACATTCCTGCAGTCAGCATGCCAATTGCACCTATTAAGTGCTCAgtaacacagatttagacagatttgcaaacaatatttaagagaaataggccttttgtgtacatagaaaaAGTCTTAGATCTTTGAGTTCCACTCATGAAAAATggctgcaaaaacaaaattgttcATAATTATGTTCCCTGTATATATCACTGTGCTCATAAGTTTACATGCCCCTTGCAGAATAtgctaaatgttattaaatttacCATAATAAAAGGTCATGAAAAGGGATAAATTCtccaaaagataaaataataactgaatgtataaaaatgacCCAGTTCATAAGTTCACATAAACTTGAATCTTAATGCTGTGTGTCATTTCCTGCATGATGGTCTTTCTGTTTTGTCATAGTTGTTCATGAGTCTCTCGTTAGTACTGAGCACTTCACCgtctgctgttcttcagaaaaatcctccagctcctgcacaCTCCTTGGTTTTCCTGCATCTTCTACATATTTTAACCTTTTCCAACACTGACTGTGTGATTTTGAGATCAATCTTTTCAAAACACATaacagttatttttgtaaatcatatataaaatgGTGTTAtgctgatatatttaaatatttgtttaaccATAATCTCTAAGCTTAATCATACTTGCTAAAGCAGAAGTTACTCTTTATCGCAAACTTGTGTGTGCATCGCTGTAGTGatcaagaagtcttcaagaaatatGACTAAGGCCCAGCATAGTGGAGTATATAAGTTTCAAGGGGAGGAGAacatagaggtggagaccatttaaacaaagaatgcaTATACAGAACAGTAACTTAAGCCAGGAACTTCTTCCAGCCTTGATTTGTTTAGCATACAAGTCTCAGGTCCTAGACTTCCtactcttagaatgtaaatcacaataaacaactttttcagttcatactgttatattggaacctatatttaaccttttataaatttgtaataccaCAGAATTATGAGGACATCTGTATGTTGGGGACATGGCCTGAACTCTGAATACACACCACATTATGAGGACATTGGGTTAATGCGCATTATGAAGGTAAACCAGTGAAAACATAATCTAacagctgtgtgtttctgcGTGACAGTTTGACTGCTGTGGCACTGGTGAAGAAACTGGATTTTCTGTGCTTCATACCTGTCCAGAAGACCAGAAGATCCAATTATCTGTGAGTTAATTCCTGTTTGTCTTAAACCCTGTTCCTTCTCTGTCAGTCACTTTGAGTTATGTCGGGGATGTTGGCATGTTGCTTGGAGATGCACCTTCTGCTGCCATCCATCCTGGTTTGTCTGCTACAAGCTGCTGGGAGACACTTTGGGGGTTTTGAGGGTTATTGTGAGAGCTTCTCTGCCGGTCTTGTCCCCACAGACTTCTCACTCCTCCTGCACACCGGGACAGCTGTCCTGTATTGAAGATGATTGCGCACCCTTAGGGCTGCGGCCTCTGCCAAGTCAGATCCACAGTTCATGGCCATGCTTTCGGACCTCACCGCCCAGCCATGAGCACTCAGAACTGGTTCTTGAGTGCTGACCCTGACAGCAGATCATGGCCCACCCAATTCCCTATTGTCAGTGGCCACCTCAGCCAGTTGAGTTTTCGGATCAACTGGGAAAAGAGCAAGCTCTCTGTTGTCACAACAAATGCCTCCAGGCTGGGCTTGGGCACCACATTCAATGGGCAGTCAGCCTCAGGGCTCTGGACAGGGCCTCATCAGCATTGGCATATCAGTTGCCTAGAGATATTGACAGTGCATTTGGCCTTGTGGCTGTTCTGTGACTACTGAAGGGCAAGCACGTATTTGTCCACTTAGACATGTAAGATGTCAGCATTAAGGGGAATTTATATAAGGCTCATATTTCATATCTCCAGTAGTGATATACTTACCTGTGGGCAATGGGAATGTTACGACCGTCTCAGGTTacaaatgtaaccat is from Puntigrus tetrazona isolate hp1 unplaced genomic scaffold, ASM1883169v1 S000000001, whole genome shotgun sequence and encodes:
- the LOC122331682 gene encoding leukocyte antigen CD37-like; its protein translation is MKMGIQICKFFLFFFNFLFLIVGLGLTCLGTYVQVMATFSGFYPIGQKTSPFSTGLTMLIIAGFLTMLLAVVSNHGACMHKTSVLNVVRKILITDASYLFVYHNDL